A window of the Pedobacter frigiditerrae genome harbors these coding sequences:
- a CDS encoding aspartate aminotransferase family protein: MNLFDVYPLNDIEITKAAGSNVWDANNQKYLDLYGGHAVISIGHTNPHYVTRLTDQLNKVGFYSNSVKIPLQVQLAEKLGEVSGKKDFQLFLCNSGAEANENALKLASFYNGRKKVIAFSGAFHGRTSLAVAVTDNPKIVAPVNQTENVIFLPHNNEVALEETFKAQGDEICAVIIEGIQGVGGIKEASKSFLQKIRSLCDEYNAVYIADSVQCGYGRTGLFYSHDYAGVEADVYTMAKGMGNGFPVAGISIAPKFKPWHGELGTTFGGNHLACAAALAVLEVMEKDNLMQNAEEIGSYLIEELNKFEQVKEVRGRGLMIGIELPEELAHVKKDLLFKHFIFTGEAKPNVIRLLPALNLTKAHADEFLAAFSKLVK, translated from the coding sequence ATGAATTTATTCGACGTATACCCACTTAACGATATAGAAATTACAAAAGCAGCTGGCAGCAATGTTTGGGATGCTAATAATCAAAAATACTTAGATTTATATGGCGGTCACGCTGTAATATCTATTGGGCATACCAACCCACATTATGTAACTCGTTTAACAGACCAGTTAAACAAAGTTGGCTTTTATTCTAACTCAGTTAAAATTCCTTTGCAGGTTCAATTGGCAGAGAAATTGGGCGAAGTTTCTGGCAAAAAAGATTTCCAATTATTCTTATGTAACTCTGGTGCCGAAGCAAATGAAAATGCTTTAAAATTGGCATCGTTTTACAATGGAAGAAAAAAGGTAATTGCTTTTTCTGGCGCATTCCACGGACGTACTTCTTTGGCCGTAGCGGTTACTGATAATCCGAAAATTGTTGCACCAGTTAACCAAACTGAAAATGTAATTTTTTTACCTCACAATAATGAAGTTGCATTAGAAGAAACTTTTAAAGCGCAGGGCGATGAAATTTGCGCTGTAATTATAGAAGGTATTCAAGGTGTTGGCGGAATTAAAGAAGCTTCAAAAAGTTTCTTGCAAAAAATCCGTTCACTTTGTGATGAATATAACGCAGTTTACATTGCAGATTCAGTTCAATGCGGTTATGGAAGAACAGGTTTATTCTATTCGCACGATTATGCTGGTGTAGAAGCTGATGTTTATACAATGGCTAAAGGAATGGGTAACGGATTTCCTGTGGCGGGAATTTCAATAGCACCAAAATTTAAACCTTGGCACGGAGAATTAGGAACAACCTTCGGTGGCAATCACTTAGCTTGTGCGGCAGCATTAGCGGTTTTAGAAGTGATGGAAAAAGATAACTTGATGCAAAATGCTGAAGAAATTGGAAGCTATTTAATTGAAGAATTGAATAAATTTGAGCAAGTAAAAGAAGTTAGAGGTCGTGGTTTAATGATTGGTATAGAATTACCAGAAGAATTGGCTCACGTTAAAAAGGATTTGTTGTTTAAACATTTCATTTTTACTGGCGAAGCTAAACCAAACGTAATTCGTTTATTACCAGCTTTAAACTTAACCAAAGCTCACGCTGATGAATTTTTGGCGGCATTCAGCAAACTAGTTAAATAA
- a CDS encoding acetylornithine carbamoyltransferase, whose protein sequence is MKLFTSVHDVPSIKQFVKDALALKANPYAHQHLGKNKTLGLVFMNPSLRTRLSTQKAALNLGMNVMVMNLDKEGWALETQDGVVMNGSTVEHIREAAAVMGQYCDILGLRSFPKLNNREEDYSEDFFNKFVKYCAVPVVSLESATRHPLQSFADIITIHETWNPLRVGANAKPKVVLAWAPHVKALPQAVPNSFAEWMCKAQAEGMIDFTIAQPEGYELAEDFTPGAKIEYNLEEALAGADYVYVKNWSSYKEYGKVLTYPDGWMMNNDKLKFTNDAKVMHCLPVRRDLELSSEILDGPNSLVIHEAGNRLWSAQAVLKAMLEEL, encoded by the coding sequence ATGAAGTTATTCACTTCCGTACACGATGTTCCGAGCATCAAACAATTTGTAAAGGATGCACTTGCATTGAAGGCAAATCCTTATGCGCACCAACATTTGGGTAAAAACAAAACATTAGGTTTAGTTTTTATGAACCCTAGTTTGCGTACTCGTTTAAGCACTCAAAAAGCTGCGCTAAACTTGGGTATGAACGTAATGGTGATGAACTTGGACAAAGAAGGCTGGGCTTTAGAAACTCAAGATGGCGTTGTAATGAATGGTTCTACTGTTGAACACATTCGTGAGGCTGCGGCTGTAATGGGTCAATATTGCGATATTTTAGGCTTACGTTCTTTCCCAAAATTAAATAACCGTGAAGAAGATTATAGTGAAGATTTCTTCAATAAATTTGTGAAATATTGTGCTGTTCCGGTTGTAAGTTTAGAAAGTGCAACTCGCCACCCTTTACAAAGTTTTGCAGATATCATCACCATTCACGAGACTTGGAACCCACTAAGAGTTGGAGCTAATGCTAAACCAAAAGTTGTTTTGGCTTGGGCCCCACACGTAAAAGCTTTACCACAAGCAGTTCCAAATTCATTTGCAGAATGGATGTGTAAGGCGCAGGCAGAAGGAATGATAGATTTTACCATTGCACAACCAGAAGGATATGAACTTGCTGAAGATTTTACACCTGGTGCTAAAATTGAATATAACTTAGAAGAAGCATTAGCCGGTGCTGATTATGTGTATGTTAAAAACTGGAGCAGCTATAAAGAATATGGTAAAGTTTTAACTTATCCAGATGGCTGGATGATGAATAACGATAAATTGAAATTCACAAACGATGCGAAAGTGATGCATTGTTTACCTGTTCGTCGCGATTTAGAATTATCTTCTGAGATTTTAGATGGACCAAATTCACTGGTTATTCACGAAGCTGGTAACAGACTTTGGTCGGCACAGGCTGTGCTAAAAGCAATGTTGGAGGAGTTATAA
- the argB gene encoding acetylglutamate kinase: MKQLTIIKIGGNVIDNSENLHQFLLDFTALPGDKILVHGGGKIATELGESLGVEAKMVDGRRITDIETLRIVTMVYAGLINKNMVAQLQAKGNNAIGLTGADGNVIKAKKRPVKEIDYGFVGDLDENSISSSTIDSLLKAGLTPVLCAITHDGDTQLLNTNADTIASAVAVAMSSLYETRLVYCFEKKGVLKDVNDDATVVREIKSSEFEGLKADGTVAGGMIPKLHNAFEAINKGVAAVYIGKADELGELESGSFGTKMLR, from the coding sequence ATGAAACAACTAACCATCATAAAAATAGGCGGAAACGTAATTGACAATTCTGAGAATCTACATCAATTTCTATTAGATTTTACGGCTTTGCCTGGCGATAAGATTTTGGTGCACGGTGGTGGGAAAATAGCTACAGAACTTGGCGAAAGTTTAGGTGTTGAAGCTAAAATGGTTGATGGGAGACGGATTACAGATATCGAAACTTTACGAATTGTAACGATGGTTTACGCCGGATTGATTAATAAAAATATGGTAGCACAGTTGCAGGCAAAAGGTAATAATGCAATTGGTTTAACTGGTGCAGATGGAAATGTCATCAAAGCTAAAAAACGTCCTGTAAAAGAAATAGATTATGGTTTTGTTGGCGATTTAGATGAAAACTCTATCTCCTCAAGCACGATAGATAGTTTGCTAAAAGCTGGATTGACGCCAGTACTATGTGCAATAACACATGATGGAGATACACAATTGCTAAATACAAATGCCGATACAATTGCATCAGCCGTGGCGGTTGCAATGTCATCATTATATGAAACACGATTGGTATATTGCTTCGAGAAAAAGGGGGTGCTGAAAGATGTTAACGATGATGCAACTGTTGTTCGGGAAATTAAATCGAGTGAGTTTGAAGGTTTAAAAGCTGATGGTACGGTTGCAGGCGGAATGATACCCAAATTGCATAATGCTTTTGAAGCAATTAACAAAGGCGTTGCGGCTGTTTACATTGGCAAAGCGGATGAGTTGGGAGAATTGGAGAGTGGGAGCTTTGGAACAAAAATGTTGCGCTAG
- the proC gene encoding pyrroline-5-carboxylate reductase, producing the protein MKKIAIIGSGNIGISLAKGLVKADYTSAAQITLTRRSLDHLKPFAVAGFNVSNDNKATVANADVVILAVLPQQLNTVLDEIAVAIDPAKHLVISVISGVSCAAVKEKLGNDVEVIRAMPNTAIAIGQSMTCIASDNASAENLMDVTKMFETVGSVVKINEDLMTSATALCACGIAFFLRAIRAASQGGVEIGFHADEALKMAVQTAKGAADLLLLHGTHPESEIDKVTSPKGCTIAGLNEMEHNGFSSSLIKGIKLSALKAGNLYTKEG; encoded by the coding sequence ATGAAAAAAATAGCAATTATAGGTTCTGGAAATATCGGGATTTCTTTAGCAAAAGGATTAGTAAAAGCTGATTATACATCGGCTGCTCAAATTACTTTAACACGTAGAAGTTTAGACCATCTAAAACCCTTTGCAGTAGCAGGATTTAACGTTAGCAATGATAATAAAGCAACAGTTGCAAATGCTGATGTGGTAATTTTAGCAGTTTTGCCTCAACAATTAAATACTGTTTTAGATGAGATTGCTGTTGCCATAGACCCAGCTAAACATTTGGTAATTTCTGTAATTTCTGGGGTAAGTTGTGCTGCGGTTAAAGAGAAATTGGGGAATGATGTGGAAGTGATTAGAGCAATGCCAAACACAGCTATCGCCATCGGTCAATCGATGACTTGTATTGCAAGTGATAATGCATCGGCAGAAAACCTAATGGACGTTACGAAAATGTTTGAAACGGTTGGTTCAGTTGTTAAGATTAATGAAGACTTAATGACCTCGGCGACTGCGCTTTGCGCTTGTGGTATTGCGTTCTTTTTAAGGGCAATTAGAGCGGCGTCGCAAGGTGGAGTGGAGATTGGATTTCATGCAGATGAAGCTTTAAAAATGGCTGTTCAGACTGCAAAAGGCGCTGCAGATTTACTTTTATTACATGGAACACATCCGGAATCAGAAATAGATAAAGTAACTTCGCCAAAAGGTTGTACCATTGCTGGCCTTAACGAAATGGAGCACAATGGCTTTAGTTCGTCGCTAATTAAAGGCATAAAACTTTCGGCTTTAAAAGCAGGGAATTTATATACAAAAGAAGGTTAA
- a CDS encoding M20 family metallo-hydrolase, with the protein MLENIQKESLDLLRQLIRIQSFSKEEDRTANLIAQFLEERGVKTYRKMNNVWAYNQHFDASKPTLLLNSHHDTVKPNSGYTRDPYDAAIEGDKLFGLGSNDAGGCLVSLIGTFLYFYPQEDLKYNICLAATAEEEISGNNGLELVLPDLGELEFGIVGEPTEMNLAIAERGLLVLDCTSHGKAGHAAREEGENAIYKALKDIEWFRNYQFPKVSEVFGPLKMTVTIINAGSQHNVVPANCTFTVDVRVTDSYTNEEVLEIIRANVDCDVTPRSIRLKPSSIDKNHPVVLAGVNLGRTTYGSPTTSDQALLDIPSVKCGPGFSGRSHMADEFLYVREVAEGVAGYVNMLKPVINGK; encoded by the coding sequence ATGTTAGAAAACATACAAAAGGAAAGTCTGGATTTATTGCGACAATTAATTCGCATCCAATCTTTTAGTAAGGAAGAAGATAGAACGGCGAATTTAATTGCACAGTTTTTAGAAGAACGAGGTGTAAAAACCTACCGCAAAATGAATAATGTTTGGGCATACAATCAACACTTTGATGCTTCAAAACCAACATTACTTTTAAACTCTCATCACGATACAGTTAAGCCAAATTCTGGTTACACTCGCGATCCTTATGATGCTGCCATTGAAGGCGATAAACTGTTCGGTTTGGGTAGTAATGATGCAGGCGGTTGTTTGGTTTCGTTGATTGGAACTTTCCTTTATTTCTATCCTCAAGAAGATTTAAAATATAACATTTGTTTAGCCGCAACGGCGGAAGAAGAGATTTCTGGTAATAACGGATTAGAATTGGTTTTACCAGATTTAGGCGAATTAGAATTCGGTATTGTGGGCGAGCCAACCGAAATGAATTTGGCAATTGCTGAGCGTGGTTTGTTGGTTTTAGATTGCACCTCTCACGGAAAAGCTGGTCACGCGGCTAGAGAAGAAGGAGAAAATGCAATTTACAAAGCTTTAAAAGATATTGAGTGGTTTAGAAACTACCAATTCCCGAAAGTTTCTGAAGTTTTTGGTCCGCTGAAAATGACGGTTACCATCATCAATGCTGGCTCGCAACATAATGTGGTTCCTGCAAATTGTACTTTTACAGTTGATGTTCGTGTAACGGATTCTTACACCAACGAAGAAGTTTTAGAGATTATCAGAGCAAATGTAGATTGTGATGTTACGCCACGTTCAATTCGCTTAAAACCATCTTCGATTGATAAAAATCATCCTGTGGTATTGGCTGGTGTAAATTTAGGAAGAACAACTTACGGTTCGCCAACAACATCAGACCAAGCTTTATTGGATATCCCATCGGTAAAATGTGGTCCAGGTTTTTCTGGCCGCTCGCACATGGCTGATGAATTTTTATACGTTCGTGAAGTTGCTGAAGGTGTTGCAGGTTATGTAAATATGCTAAAGCCAGTTATTAACGGAAAATAA
- a CDS encoding alpha/beta hydrolase family protein, translating into MKNLKFILLVFAISLATNGFAQQRPALTWKDISKWTYNRGNTLSPDGQWMAWASGPTEGDLKLTIRKTFDTLSYSYPIGATANGMLFSKDSKFAAFRVSAKDADVKAARKTMKPLYDKLTIVSLADNKQTSFERVRSFSFSGENSSWIAIQFSALETAPKDKDASKGTDVLLYNLVTKKSFNIGNVSEFAFNKAGDQLAYTVDANGQNGNGVFLRDVKTGLTTALDNDKAVYKSINWNEEGTAFALLKSNKNEKYKDDIFSVIGISKINGDLTNKVIYTSLDDATFPKGKGVNTNATPYWSDDQSTLFFGINTLEKKEDKKTDSAKSKKPDAKADSLAKLVKPEPKKEDIEKPDMIIWNWQDKRLQSAQQTQEMRDKSFSYTSSYRIADKKFTQLADSNMRSVLVAPKQLYAIGYDNSNYELAGNLDGQSYTDIYLIDLKTGAKKRLFEKMYASNGGRLSVAPNGKIASYYVDGVFYSINLETGSTANLTGNIKSSFINELDDHNVLKPSTQNLGWSSDSKYALLMDNYDLWKISADGKSVVSLSDNWKSKKTEVAGRYRIYEDEKGTDLSKDQYFGVFNVKDKKSGIGILPVGKNKINILFMDDNSYGAFAKAEKGKVFAYSKSNYQESPTYYASATSDLAAPKKVNSNTPDQAKYAWTSGVKLIDYVSANGDSLQAALYLPANYIAGKSYPTITYIYERLTDGLNNYSMPGFPGGGFNKAVYLSNGYAVLEPDIKYKLNDPGMSAVACVVPAVKAAIATGVVDEKNVAIHGHSWGGYQTSFLITQTNIFKAAAAGAPLTNMISMYSLIYWNSGGTNQAIFEASQGRLTPGYWDNWDAFARNSPVYHIKKVQTPLLLLHNDKDGAVDFTQGIEYYNGLRRLNKPVVMITYRGENHGIAKLPNRKDYAVRMMEYFDYMLKGKPAPEWWSKGVNRLDMEKHLETRAFDGGEGN; encoded by the coding sequence ATGAAGAATTTAAAATTTATTCTACTCGTTTTTGCAATATCCCTTGCAACAAACGGTTTTGCCCAACAACGACCGGCATTAACTTGGAAAGACATTTCAAAGTGGACTTACAACAGAGGAAATACGCTATCGCCTGACGGTCAGTGGATGGCCTGGGCAAGCGGACCAACAGAAGGAGATTTGAAATTAACTATTCGTAAAACATTCGACACGTTAAGTTACTCTTATCCAATTGGTGCAACTGCGAACGGAATGTTGTTTTCGAAAGATTCAAAGTTTGCCGCTTTTAGAGTTTCTGCAAAGGATGCGGATGTTAAAGCTGCCAGAAAAACAATGAAACCTTTGTATGATAAATTGACCATAGTTTCTCTGGCCGACAACAAACAAACCTCATTTGAAAGAGTAAGAAGTTTTAGCTTTTCTGGTGAAAATTCTTCGTGGATAGCAATTCAATTCTCTGCATTGGAAACTGCTCCTAAAGATAAAGATGCATCAAAAGGAACCGATGTTTTACTTTATAATTTGGTTACTAAAAAGAGTTTCAATATTGGTAATGTTTCAGAATTTGCATTTAATAAAGCTGGCGACCAGCTGGCTTATACTGTTGATGCAAATGGTCAAAACGGAAATGGTGTATTTTTAAGAGACGTGAAAACTGGTTTAACAACCGCATTGGACAACGACAAAGCTGTTTATAAAAGTATAAATTGGAATGAAGAGGGAACTGCTTTTGCTTTACTGAAATCTAACAAAAACGAAAAATATAAAGATGATATTTTTAGTGTGATTGGCATTAGTAAAATCAATGGTGATTTAACAAACAAAGTAATTTACACCAGTTTAGACGATGCAACTTTCCCGAAAGGAAAAGGTGTAAATACAAATGCAACACCATATTGGTCAGACGACCAGTCTACCTTGTTTTTCGGCATTAATACTTTAGAAAAAAAGGAAGACAAAAAAACAGATAGTGCAAAATCGAAAAAACCAGATGCAAAAGCTGATAGTTTAGCAAAACTGGTTAAACCTGAGCCTAAAAAGGAAGATATCGAAAAACCAGATATGATTATCTGGAACTGGCAAGATAAACGCCTTCAATCTGCGCAACAAACGCAAGAGATGAGAGACAAAAGTTTTAGTTATACAAGTTCTTATCGCATTGCGGATAAAAAATTCACGCAGTTAGCAGATAGCAATATGCGTTCAGTATTGGTTGCGCCAAAACAACTTTACGCTATTGGTTACGATAATTCTAACTACGAATTAGCAGGAAACTTAGACGGACAAAGTTATACTGACATCTATTTAATCGACCTTAAAACTGGCGCTAAAAAACGTTTATTCGAGAAAATGTATGCTTCAAATGGTGGTAGATTATCTGTTGCTCCAAACGGAAAAATTGCTAGTTATTATGTTGATGGTGTTTTCTATAGCATCAACTTAGAAACAGGCTCAACAGCTAACTTAACAGGAAATATAAAGTCTTCTTTCATTAATGAGTTAGATGACCATAATGTACTTAAACCGTCTACCCAAAATTTAGGTTGGTCTAGCGATTCTAAATATGCATTACTCATGGATAACTATGATTTATGGAAAATATCTGCAGATGGCAAAAGTGTAGTCTCACTTTCAGATAATTGGAAAAGCAAAAAAACTGAAGTAGCTGGCAGATACCGGATTTACGAAGATGAAAAAGGAACTGATTTAAGTAAAGACCAATATTTTGGTGTGTTCAATGTAAAAGATAAGAAATCAGGCATTGGAATTCTTCCTGTTGGTAAAAACAAAATCAACATCCTATTTATGGATGATAATTCTTACGGAGCTTTTGCAAAAGCAGAAAAAGGAAAAGTTTTTGCTTATTCGAAAAGTAACTATCAAGAATCTCCAACTTATTACGCCAGCGCAACTAGCGATTTAGCTGCTCCTAAAAAAGTAAATTCAAATACGCCAGACCAAGCTAAATATGCATGGACTTCTGGAGTGAAACTGATAGATTACGTAAGTGCCAATGGCGATAGTTTACAAGCTGCATTATACTTGCCAGCTAATTATATTGCGGGCAAATCTTACCCAACCATCACTTACATTTACGAGCGTTTAACTGATGGGTTAAACAACTATTCGATGCCAGGTTTTCCTGGTGGTGGATTTAACAAAGCTGTATATTTAAGCAATGGTTACGCCGTTTTAGAACCAGATATTAAATACAAGTTAAACGACCCAGGTATGTCAGCCGTTGCTTGCGTGGTACCTGCTGTTAAAGCTGCAATTGCTACAGGTGTTGTTGATGAAAAAAATGTTGCCATTCACGGTCACTCTTGGGGTGGTTATCAAACTTCGTTCTTAATTACACAAACCAATATTTTTAAAGCTGCAGCTGCTGGTGCTCCACTAACCAATATGATTAGCATGTACAGTTTAATTTATTGGAATAGTGGCGGTACAAATCAAGCCATTTTTGAAGCTAGTCAAGGTCGCCTAACGCCAGGTTATTGGGATAACTGGGATGCTTTTGCACGTAACTCTCCAGTTTATCACATCAAAAAAGTACAAACGCCGTTATTGCTTTTACACAACGATAAAGATGGTGCAGTAGATTTTACGCAAGGAATTGAATATTACAACGGTTTAAGAAGACTGAATAAACCAGTGGTGATGATTACTTATCGTGGAGAAAATCACGGTATAGCTAAATTACCAAATCGTAAAGATTATGCAGTCCGTATGATGGAATATTTCGATTATATGCTAAAAGGAAAACCTGCACCCGAATGGTGGAGTAAAGGAGTTAACCGTTTAGATATGGAAAAACATCTTGAAACTAGAGCTTTTGATGGAGGTGAAGGGAACTAA
- the argH gene encoding argininosuccinate lyase, which yields MKIWQKNIEVNKGIETFTVGKDRELDLQMAAFDVLGSLAHVEMLASINLLTADELAEVQTALKLIYKEIEDGKFTIDDSVEDVHSQVEWLLTQRIGEAGKKIHSGRSRNDQVLVDLKLYFRACIQEMVENTSTLFNQLISLSNTHKDKLLPGYTHLQIAMPSSFGLWFGAYAESLADDMEMMLAAYKVCNKNPLGSAAGYGSSFPLNRTMTTELLGFEKLNYNVVYAQMGRGKTERILGQAMSSVAATLAKMAMDVCLFINQNFGFITFPDELTTGSSIMPHKKNPDVFELIRSRCNKIQALPNEIAMMTTNLPSGYHRDLQLLKENLFPAITSLNECLEMTTFMLQNITVKDHILDDKKYDYLFSVDVVNELALSGTPFREAYKIVGETIENGTFAPNKTVKHTHEGSIGNLCNNEITAMMNEILAQFKFEKVNKAIASLVK from the coding sequence ATGAAGATTTGGCAAAAAAATATTGAAGTAAACAAAGGCATTGAGACATTTACAGTTGGTAAAGACAGAGAATTGGATTTACAAATGGCAGCTTTTGATGTTTTAGGTTCTTTGGCTCACGTAGAAATGTTGGCCAGTATTAATTTGCTAACAGCTGATGAATTGGCTGAAGTTCAAACTGCACTTAAATTAATTTACAAAGAAATTGAAGATGGTAAATTTACCATTGATGACAGCGTAGAAGATGTACATTCTCAAGTAGAGTGGTTGTTAACGCAACGTATTGGCGAAGCAGGCAAAAAAATACACAGCGGTCGCTCTCGTAACGACCAAGTTTTGGTTGATTTGAAGTTGTATTTCAGAGCTTGCATACAAGAAATGGTGGAGAATACATCAACCTTGTTTAATCAATTAATTTCGTTGAGCAATACACATAAAGACAAACTTTTACCTGGTTATACGCACTTGCAAATTGCAATGCCATCTTCATTCGGATTATGGTTTGGTGCTTACGCAGAAAGCTTGGCAGATGATATGGAGATGATGCTTGCTGCTTACAAAGTTTGCAACAAAAATCCACTTGGTTCTGCTGCCGGATATGGTTCTTCTTTTCCATTAAATAGGACTATGACGACAGAATTGTTAGGCTTCGAAAAGCTAAACTACAATGTGGTTTATGCACAAATGGGCAGAGGAAAAACAGAAAGAATTTTAGGTCAGGCGATGTCTTCTGTGGCTGCTACTTTAGCAAAAATGGCGATGGATGTTTGTTTGTTCATTAATCAGAATTTTGGTTTTATCACTTTCCCAGATGAACTAACAACTGGATCGAGCATTATGCCACACAAAAAAAATCCTGATGTTTTTGAATTGATTCGTTCCCGTTGTAATAAAATTCAGGCTTTGCCAAATGAAATTGCAATGATGACTACCAATTTGCCATCTGGTTACCATAGGGATTTGCAGTTGCTAAAGGAGAACCTTTTCCCAGCAATTACTTCTTTAAATGAATGCTTAGAGATGACCACTTTTATGCTGCAAAACATTACCGTTAAAGACCATATTTTAGATGATAAAAAGTATGATTATCTATTTAGTGTTGATGTAGTAAATGAATTGGCTTTAAGTGGAACTCCATTTAGAGAAGCCTATAAAATTGTTGGTGAAACCATTGAGAATGGAACTTTTGCTCCAAATAAAACGGTTAAGCATACGCACGAAGGAAGCATTGGAAATCTTTGTAATAATGAAATTACCGCAATGATGAACGAAATCTTAGCTCAATTTAAATTTGAAAAAGTAAACAAAGCGATAGCCAGTTTAGTTAAGTAA
- a CDS encoding pyridoxal phosphate-dependent aminotransferase has translation MNVSVLANTLIGSEIIKIGNEVNDMKRKGAQIANLTIGDFDSSIFPIPKPLEEAIVKAYREGHTNYPPADGILPLRETVVEILKDRYELDYGLNEILIAGGSRPLIYATYLALIDPGDTVIYPAPSWNNNHYCHLSAAKGIAIETTVENNFMPTAAQLKPHLKGATLLALCSPLNPTGTMFTQQQLEEICDIVIEENKSRKADEKPLYIMYDQIYSLLTFDKEHVNPVSLRPELKDYVIYIDGISKCLAATGVRVGWAFGPENVIGKMKSLLGHIGAWAPKAEQVAVADYFKNKTLVDEFLSSFKAQVQASLDELHNGFQQLKNEGFAVDSVIPMGAIYLTLNIDYIGKTTPSGDLLKNSADVNFYLIKEAQTAIVPFSAFGNDENMPWFRASIGGCSLQDIKDMLPRIATALSKLK, from the coding sequence ATGAATGTATCAGTATTAGCAAACACACTTATTGGCTCAGAAATCATTAAAATTGGAAACGAAGTTAATGACATGAAGCGTAAGGGTGCTCAAATTGCTAACCTAACTATTGGCGATTTTGATTCATCCATTTTCCCAATACCAAAACCATTGGAAGAGGCGATTGTAAAAGCTTATCGCGAAGGCCATACTAATTATCCGCCAGCAGATGGGATTTTACCTTTACGTGAAACGGTTGTTGAAATTTTAAAGGACCGTTATGAGTTGGATTATGGTTTAAACGAAATCTTAATTGCTGGTGGTTCTCGACCGTTAATTTATGCTACTTATTTGGCACTGATAGACCCAGGAGATACGGTGATTTATCCAGCGCCATCTTGGAATAATAATCATTATTGCCATCTTTCTGCAGCAAAAGGTATTGCCATTGAAACTACAGTGGAAAATAATTTTATGCCAACTGCAGCCCAGTTAAAGCCCCATCTAAAAGGAGCGACTTTACTGGCTTTATGTTCGCCTTTAAATCCAACTGGTACCATGTTTACGCAACAACAGTTGGAAGAAATTTGTGATATCGTAATAGAAGAGAATAAATCACGCAAAGCGGATGAAAAACCTTTGTACATTATGTACGACCAGATTTATTCGTTGTTAACTTTTGATAAGGAACACGTAAATCCAGTGAGCTTACGCCCAGAATTGAAAGATTATGTAATTTATATTGATGGAATTTCTAAATGTTTAGCCGCTACTGGAGTTCGTGTAGGTTGGGCATTCGGACCAGAAAATGTGATTGGCAAAATGAAATCTTTGTTAGGGCACATTGGTGCTTGGGCACCTAAAGCAGAACAAGTTGCGGTGGCAGATTATTTCAAAAACAAAACATTGGTTGATGAATTTTTAAGTAGTTTCAAAGCACAAGTTCAAGCTAGTCTAGATGAATTGCACAATGGATTTCAACAATTAAAAAACGAAGGTTTTGCTGTTGATTCAGTTATCCCGATGGGTGCAATCTACTTGACTTTAAATATCGATTATATTGGGAAAACCACACCAAGTGGCGATTTATTAAAAAACAGTGCTGACGTAAATTTCTATTTAATTAAGGAGGCGCAAACAGCAATCGTTCCATTCTCTGCTTTTGGTAATGATGAAAATATGCCTTGGTTTAGAGCTTCAATAGGTGGATGTTCTTTACAAGACATTAAGGATATGTTGCCTAGAATTGCGACTGCATTAAGCAAGTTGAAATAA